The following coding sequences are from one Anguilla anguilla isolate fAngAng1 chromosome 12, fAngAng1.pri, whole genome shotgun sequence window:
- the LOC118209311 gene encoding endonuclease domain-containing 1 protein-like, translated as MQVLAALCFLVLAHLPPLRGEVVKSFESNEQCLDFFYKRMVPKWDVANPNSPNTACLCQRFNNHYHFATLYNKNHRIPVYSAYRFQTGDDSGREDYWYIEPQLVDRSWNAEMEVEEDLAINHTGDFGKNQSLDEDYKGSIYDRGHLNPNGHHSGDSRSATFTLTNVVPQNRMLNQGAWKEYETNLQKNVLTKCWRAYVLVGAIPSKNNLINNRVNIPDYIWNAYCCLDNNGQPIRSGGAIARNTENKVVRHTLSELKTLLKEYTKSKVLVLFRDKCEA; from the exons ATGCAGGTCTTGGCAGCGTTGTGCTTCCTTGTCTTGGCACACCTGCCCCCCCTGAGGGGGGAGGTAGTTAAAAGCTTCGAGAGCAACGAGCAGTGCCTGGACTTCTTCTACAAGCGCATGGTGCCCAAGTGGGACGTGGCTAATCCTAACAGTCCTAACACCGCCTGTTTGTGTCAGCGCTTCAACAACCACTACCACTTCGCCACGCTGTACAACAAGAACCACCGCATCCCCGTCTACTCCGCCTACCGCTTTCAGACCGGCGACGACAGCGGTCGCGAGGATTACTGGTATATAGAGCCACAG CTTGTGGACAGGAGCTGGAATGCAGAGATGGAGGTCGAGGAGGACCTCGCAATCAACCACACGGGGGACTTCGGTAAGAATCAGTCTCTCGATGAGGACTACAAAGGGTCTATCTATGACCGGGGGCACCTCAATCCAAATGGACACCACTCAG GGGACAGTCGTAGTGCCACGTTTACACTCACCAACGTGGTGCCACAGAACCGCATGCTGAACCAGGGGGCCTGGAAGGAGTATGAGACGAATCTGCAAAAAAACGTGCTCACAAAGTGCTGGCGGGCCTACGTGCTGGTGGGCGCCATCCCTTCCAAAAACAACTTGATCAACAATCGGGTCAACATCCCCGACTACATCTGGAACGCCTACTGCTGCCTGGACAACAACGGCCAGCCCATCCGCAGCGGGGGGGCCATAGCTCGCAACACTGAGAACAAAGTTGTCAGGCACACTCTCTCAGAGCTGAAAACGCTCCTGAAAGAGTACACTAAATCAAAAGTGTTGGTGCTCTTTCGCGACAAGTGTGAAGCTTAG
- the LOC118209300 gene encoding T-box transcription factor TBX1 — MHRENHHNGLELGDRKANGWTERPSLPIATTVLECQLDLTAIQMEVPPASLGGPLALSCCMEGGGRCIKAPQVTGVKVQLEMAMLWRQFDQLGTEMIVTKAGRRMFPTFQVQISGMDPMAEYVLLMDFIPVDDKRYRYAFHSSSWLVAGRADAAAPGRVHFHPDSPARGAQWMKQTVSFDRLKLTNNLLDDNGHIILNSMHRYQPRFHVVFVDPRRDSQRYAHHNFTTFFFPETRFTAVTAYQNHRITQLKIASNPFAKGFRTPGPDDWACGGRSLPLAVPVCRPRAGKRELSDAEEQQQQKRQLSNLSLQAMTEAASSTLPLPLPPLYKETGPTCLTYPPTSCTY; from the exons atgcacagagAGAACCACCACAACGGCTTGGAACTGGGGGACAGAAAGGCGAACGGCTGGACAGAGAGACCGAGCCTACCCATCGCCACCACAGTCCTGGAGTGCCAACTCGATCTCACTGCCATTCAAATGGAGG TACCCCCAGCCTCCCTGGGGGGCCCCTTGGCCCTGTCCTGCTGCATGGAGGGGGGTGGCAGGTGCATCAAGGCCCCCCAGGTTACTGGAGTCAAAGTTCAGCTGGAGATGGCCATGCTGTGGCGGCAGTTTGACCAGCTGGGGACGGAGATGATCGTCACCAAAGCCGGGAG GAGGATGTTCCCCACATTCCAGGTACAGATTTCGGGAATGGACCCCATGGCAGAGTATGTCCTGCTGATGGACTTTATCCCTGTGGATGACAAACGATACAG GTACGCCTTCCACAGCTCGTCCTGGCTGGTGGCAGGGCGGGCAGATGCGGCAGCCCCTGGGAGGGTGCACTTCCACCCCGACTCCCCAGCACGCGGTGCACAGTGGATGAAGCAGACCGTCTCCTTTGATCGGCTCAAACTCACCAACAACCTGCTGGACGACAATGGACAT ATCATCCTGAACTCCATGCACCGGTACCAGCCGCGTTTCCACGTGGTGTTTGTGGACCCGCGCCGGGACAGCCAGCGCTACGCCCACCACAACTTCACCACCTTCTTCTTCCCTGAGACCCGCTTCACTGCCGTCACTGCGTACCAGAACCACAGG ATCACCCAGCTGAAGATTGCCAGTAACCCCTTCGCGAAAGGCTTCCGGACACCAGGCCCAGATGACTG GGCGTGCGGCGGCAGGTCTCTCCCTCTTGCCGTCCCTGTCTGTCGGCCCCGCGCGGGGAAACGCGAGCTCAGCGACGCCgaggaacagcagcagcagaaaagGCAGCTTTCAA ACCTGTCCCTCCAGGCTATGACAGAGGCTGCTTCCTCCACCTTGCCACTCCCACTTCCCCCTTTATACAAGGAGACTGGACCCACCTGCCTCACATACCCCCCTACGAGCTGCACATATTGA